A region of the Curvibacter sp. AEP1-3 genome:
ATGTCGTCGCTGCTTTGTATTTGCTATACCAAGCAGCTCTTTGGTGGCAAAACAAACTACCTTCAACAAAGCCTGCAGCCGCATCGTCGGTAGCCGTACCCTCGTCGGGCAACTTGGGTGCAGATGTGCCTCGCGCTCTGGAGCCGCAGCCACAAAGAACTACGCAAACACAACCCAATCAACCGCCCGCGCCTGGCACGGTGAGCAAGTGTGTGCTGAATGGAAAAGTAACTTACTCGGATGCGGCCTGTCCCAAAGATGCTGTTGTGGGCAGTGTGAAGCTGCCCCCACCTGCTCCTGTGGATGCGTTTCAGCAAGCTAGAACGACGCCCGCTCCAACCGCTGTGCTTCAACAGTCAGAACCTCAGCCAACGCTCCACACCCCGTCGCAAGCTGCACCAGCCAAGTCAGCGGAGTGCAAATACTTAGATGAGTTGGTGAAGCAAATCGACATTCGTGCACTGCAGCCCCAAAGCCTGCAGCAGCAGGATTTGCTGCGAGAAGACCGAAAGAAAGCGCGGGATAGGCAATTCTTTTTAGGGTGTTAAATGCTCCGATTTCGATAGCTGCTCGCGCAATATCCACTTGCGCTAGAGCCCGATTTGACTCTTAAACCAGCCCATGCCGCTCCATTACCTCCCGCCACGCCGCCAGCTTGCGCTCAAAGCTCCATGACGCATTAGCCGGGCTGGTGCTGGGGAGCTGGTAAACGGGCACGCCCAGGGTGCGGGTGTGGCGGGCGTGTTTGAAGCTCTCGCCGCCGTTGTGGGCGATGGCCTGTAGCTGCGGCAGGTGCAGTGCGGCGATGTCGTTGGGCACCGCGTTGCGGATGGCACTGTCCAGGCTGCCTTCGCGTTCGCAGCTGGCGTACACGTCCCACACGCCCAGGCCGCTCTCCAGCAGCCAGTTGCTACGATTTTCATAGCTGCTCGCGCATATTTCATGGGCGCCAGACGGCCAAATGGCTTGCAATATCTTCCAGAACTGGTTTTGCGGGTGACCGTAATACTCTTGCGCCTGCAACGAGCGCACACCGGGAAAGCTGCCCAATATCAGCACCTTGGTGGCGGGTGACACCAGCGGCGCCAGGCCGGTCAGGGTGACTGCCGCCATGCGCGTGCCCTGCTTTACTTTTTGGCCAGGGTTTTGCGGGCCTGCTCGATGCCGCCCACGTTCTCGGCTTTGCTAAAGCCCATGCCCTTGAGCGTGTCCAGCGCGATGCCGCTGCGCCGGCCACTCTGGCAGTACAGCAGCACGGTGTCGTCCTTGCCCACGCCCGCCTTGGCAATCTCCTGGGCGATGGCGGTGTGCTCGATGTTGATGGCGCCTTCCACATGCCCGGCGGCAAACTCTTGCGGACTGCGCACGTCAATGATGACGTCTTTGGCCTGGGCCGAGAAAGCCATCAAGGCGAGGGTGATACTGGCGAATAGTGTTTTCATGGAGTTGCTCTCAAGGAATAGGCGGTTTGGGTGCCCCGCCATTGTGGACAATTACAGCACCCCCCGCACCAAGGAGCATCCGGATGAACAAAAACCGCCTCGAAGCCTTTAGCGATGGCGTCATCGCCATCATCATCACCATCATGGTGTTGGAGTTCAAAGTGCCGCACGGCGAGACGCTGGCAGACCTGCTGCCGCTGTGGCCCGTGTTCCTGAGCTACGTGCTGAGCTTTGTGAATGTGGGCATTTACTGGAACAACCACCACCACCTGATGCACGCGGTCAAAAAGGTGAATGGCAGCATCCTCTGGGCCAACCTGAACCTGTTGTTCTGGCTGTCTCTCATGCCCTTTGCCACTGCTTGGATGGGCGAGAACCACTTTGCCGCCACCCCTGTGGTGCTGTACTGCGTGGACCTCTGCCTGTGCGCTGCGGCCTACACCTGGCTGCAGAGCTGCATCATCCGCCACGAGGGCCGCGAGTCGACACTCAGCCACGCGGTGGGCACCGACCGCAAAGGCAAGATTTCGCTGGCCAGCTACGTCGTTTCGATTGGCTTGGCGCTGGCGGGCTACCCGGCTTTGGCCGGCATCTTTGTAGGGTTGGTGGCCTGCATCTGGCTGATCCCCGACCGCCGCATCGAAAAGACGCTTACTGGGGAATAAACCGCAGCCGGTATATCAGCGCGCTCTCAGCAACCATGCGTGGCAGCGGCAGGCCTACTGCGGCCAGCCACGCGCCATGGGCGGTGGGCGGCAGGGCCGCTTGGGCACCGGCGGCCAGCGCGGCATCGTTGAGCGGGCTGCTGGTCCAGTCAGGTGGGGTCGGGTCCAGCCGCTCGATGGTGTAGTGCGCCGCCGGGCGCAGCATGGGCAGGCGCAGGGGCGGCGTGTTGCGGTGGGTGGTGGGCGTGGTGCGGTACACCAGCAGCAGAATTTCGCTGGCACCGGCGTCGCCATGGGCTTGCCAGACCACGCCGTCGCCTGCCTCGCCGAGCCACACCTGGCCGGTGTGCAGGCGGTTGCGCAGCTGCTTGTACATGCCCACCCAGCGGCCCAAGGCCATGCGGTCCTCATCGCTCATGTGGCGCACGTCAGCCTCAATGCCGAGGTGCCCGCTGATCGCAACACCGGCACGGAAGTTCAGGCTCTGGCTGCGGCCGGTGGTGTGCGCGGGCGCGGGGCCGATGTGGGCGCCCAGAATCTCGGGCGGCAAAAACTGCAGCGCGCCGCGCTGGATGGCCACGCGCGAGAGTGCGTCGTTGCAGTCGCTGGTCCAGACGCGGTGGGTGTGGGCGAGCACGCCCATGTCCAGCCGGGCGCCGCCCGAGGCGCAGCTTTCAATTTCGAGCTGCGGGTGGGCGGCGCGCACTCGGTCCACCAGCGCATACAGCGCGTACACAAAGCGGCGGTAGGCCGGGCGGCCCAGCGCGTCGCCGGCGGTGGTGAGGTCGCGGTTCATGTCCCACTTGAGGTAGGCAATGGGCACGTTGCTCAAGAGTGCGTGCAGCTTGGCAAACAGGTAGTCGGCCACCTCAGGGCGGGCTACGTCCAGCACCAGCTGGTTGCGCATGGTGAGCAGGGGGCGGCCCTCCAGCCGCAGCGCCCAGTCGGGGTGGGTGCGAAAGAGCTGGCTGTCGGGGTTGACCATTTCGGGCTCTACCCACAGGCCGAACTCCATGCCCAACTGGTTCACGTGGCGGGCCAGGGGTTGCAGGCCGTCGGGGTATTTGGCTGGGTCGGGCCACCAGTCGCCCAGGGCAGCGCGGTCGCTGTGGCGGCCCTGGAACCAGCCGTCGTCGAGCACAAAGCGCTCCACGCCCACGCTGGCGGCGGCTTCGGCCAGAGCATTGATGTCGTCGCTGCGGTGGTCAAAGTACACCGCTTCCCAGGTGTTGAGGTGCACCGGGCGCGGGCGCATGCGGCCACCGGGCCAGGGCAAGCGGCTGCGCACCGTGGCGTGAAAGTTGGCGGCCAGGCCGTTCAGGCCTTGTACCGAGCAGCTGGCAAACAGGGTGGGTGTTTGCAGGTGTTCGCCTGCGCCCAAGCGCACTTCGCCGGGGGCCAGCCACTCGCCCATTTGCCATTGGTATTGCCCGTCGTGCAGCCACTCGATGGATTGGCGGTGGTTGCCTGACCAAGCCAGGTGCGCGCCATACACCGTACCCGCGTGTTCGGTGCTGCCGGGCGTGGTGACTACGGCACCGGGAAAGCTGTCGTGCGAGGTGCGGCCGCGCCGGTTCTCGCGCAGCCAGGTGCTGCGCGAGAGGGCATCCACCTGCAACTGAAATTCGTTGGCCCATTGGCCGGTGTAAGAGCGCACGGCCTGGGCGTCGCCCGGCAGCGGCACCGTGCCTGCGGCCAGCCACTGCACGTCCAGCACATCATGTCCGTCGTTCACCAGGGTGGTGCTGAGCTGCAGCACATCGTGCGCGTCCAGCGCCATGTGCAGCGTGAGGCGCAGTTGCGCCACGCTGTCAGTGAGGTGGATGGCAATGCGCTTTCCGGTGAGCAGGGTTTCCACCTCGCAGTGGGTGAACTGTTGCGCAAACTGCTGGCCGCTGCGGTGGGCCAGCAAGGCGCTTTGCATGTACCAGCCCACCCCAAAAGTGGGGGCAACGGTCAGCGGCTGGTCGAACTCCATGCTGCTGGGCGGGATGGCCCGGCCGTCGCGCAGCGGA
Encoded here:
- a CDS encoding DNA-deoxyinosine glycosylase; amino-acid sequence: MAAVTLTGLAPLVSPATKVLILGSFPGVRSLQAQEYYGHPQNQFWKILQAIWPSGAHEICASSYENRSNWLLESGLGVWDVYASCEREGSLDSAIRNAVPNDIAALHLPQLQAIAHNGGESFKHARHTRTLGVPVYQLPSTSPANASWSFERKLAAWREVMERHGLV
- a CDS encoding rhodanese-like domain-containing protein, whose translation is MKTLFASITLALMAFSAQAKDVIIDVRSPQEFAAGHVEGAINIEHTAIAQEIAKAGVGKDDTVLLYCQSGRRSGIALDTLKGMGFSKAENVGGIEQARKTLAKK
- a CDS encoding TMEM175 family protein, yielding MNKNRLEAFSDGVIAIIITIMVLEFKVPHGETLADLLPLWPVFLSYVLSFVNVGIYWNNHHHLMHAVKKVNGSILWANLNLLFWLSLMPFATAWMGENHFAATPVVLYCVDLCLCAAAYTWLQSCIIRHEGRESTLSHAVGTDRKGKISLASYVVSIGLALAGYPALAGIFVGLVACIWLIPDRRIEKTLTGE
- a CDS encoding alpha-galactosidase encodes the protein MSTHAPEASATFTTLHGTHTSVVLEVRPGEAPLWRYWGPRLPDNCVPLAPLRDGRAIPPSSMEFDQPLTVAPTFGVGWYMQSALLAHRSGQQFAQQFTHCEVETLLTGKRIAIHLTDSVAQLRLTLHMALDAHDVLQLSTTLVNDGHDVLDVQWLAAGTVPLPGDAQAVRSYTGQWANEFQLQVDALSRSTWLRENRRGRTSHDSFPGAVVTTPGSTEHAGTVYGAHLAWSGNHRQSIEWLHDGQYQWQMGEWLAPGEVRLGAGEHLQTPTLFASCSVQGLNGLAANFHATVRSRLPWPGGRMRPRPVHLNTWEAVYFDHRSDDINALAEAAASVGVERFVLDDGWFQGRHSDRAALGDWWPDPAKYPDGLQPLARHVNQLGMEFGLWVEPEMVNPDSQLFRTHPDWALRLEGRPLLTMRNQLVLDVARPEVADYLFAKLHALLSNVPIAYLKWDMNRDLTTAGDALGRPAYRRFVYALYALVDRVRAAHPQLEIESCASGGARLDMGVLAHTHRVWTSDCNDALSRVAIQRGALQFLPPEILGAHIGPAPAHTTGRSQSLNFRAGVAISGHLGIEADVRHMSDEDRMALGRWVGMYKQLRNRLHTGQVWLGEAGDGVVWQAHGDAGASEILLLVYRTTPTTHRNTPPLRLPMLRPAAHYTIERLDPTPPDWTSSPLNDAALAAGAQAALPPTAHGAWLAAVGLPLPRMVAESALIYRLRFIPQ